Within Kutzneria chonburiensis, the genomic segment AACACCGAGCCCCACCAGAAGTGCTGGAGCAGGAAGCCGCCGATGACCGGCCCGATGGCCACGCCGACGGACAGCACCGCGGTCCAGATACCGATGGCCCGCGGGCGCTCGTCCTCGTCGAACACCTGCATCACCACGGCCAGCGTGCCGGGCATCATGCACGCCGCGCCGACGCCCATGAACGCCCGCGCGCCGATCAACATGCCCGACGACGTGGAGTAGGCCGCGGCCAGCGAGCCCAGCCCGAACACCGCGATGCCGAACAGCACGGACCGCTTGCGCCCGAACCGGTCGGCCAGACTGCCGGCGGCCACCAGCAGGCCGGCCAGCGTCAGCACGTAGGCGTTGATCATCCACTGGATGTCGGACGTGCTGGCCGACAGCTTGGTCGCCAGCGTCGGCACGGCCACGTTGAGGATCGTGTTGTCCAGCACCACGACCAGCAGCGCGAGGCACAGCACACCCATGATCAGCCACCGCTGCGGATGGCGTCCGTCAGCCACAGTCATCCCCCCGGAAAGTCGGTCGGCCCCCACGGTACGGGGGCCGACCACCCCTTTTCCTCAGCCGACGAAGCCGGCCAGCCGGTCGACCACGTCGACCGGCGACGGCATGGCGTGCATCTCGGCCCGCATGCGCCGCGCGTTGGCCTGCCAGTCCGCGTCGCCGAGCAGCCGCTCGATCAGCGCGACGTCGACCTCGTCGGCCGATGCCCGTTGGCCAAGGCCGTTGGCCTGCACGGTGTCGGCGTTGAGGAACTGGTCCGCGCCCTGCGGCACCACGATCTGCGGGATGCCGGCGTCCACAGTGGTCATGGTGGTGCCGGCGCCGCCGTGGTGGATCGCGGCGTCGCAAGTGGACAGCAGCGCGCCGAGCGGCAGGTAGCCGACGGCACGGACGTTGCCCGGAAGCTCGCCCAATGAGGTCAGGTCCACGTCCCCGAGCGCCAGCACGAACTGCGCGTCCACCTTGCTGACGGCTTCGACGATCGGCTCGAGTGCGCCGAGACCGAAGTTCGGCAACACGGTGCCGAGCGTGATGAGGACGCGGTGCTGGCTCGGGCGATCCAACAGCCACTCCGGCAGCACCGAGCCGCCGTTGTACGGCACGTACCGCATCGGCCACGCGTCCTCGGCCGGCCCGACGCTCGGCGGCGTGACACTGAGCCGAACCGCCGACTTCGGCGCCTCGGCCACACCGTGCTGCTCGAAGTGTTCGCGCAGCTCGCGGTAGGTGACCTCCCGCATGTCGTCGAAGCCGCGGTCGCGGCCCATGCCGAGGTCCAGCGTCACCAGCGGGACGCCGAGCTTGCCGGCGGCGAGCTGCCCCGCGGCCTGCAACGGCGTGCGCAGCACGACGTCCGGCTGCCACTTGTCGGCCACCCGCACCACGGTCTCCAGCGTCGGCTCGGAGACCTTGGCGAACATCTGGAGCGCGAGCTCCATGGTCCGCCGCAGGTCGCCCTGCGCCTGCTGCATCTTCGCGAAGTGCTCGGCGCCGAAGCTCTGGAACACCTGGGCGTAGTCGGTGCCCGGCGACGCGTCGACGACCTGGAGCCCGGCGTCGGACACCGCGGACACGTAGCCGCCCATGGCGTAGAGCACGTCGTGGCCGGCGGCGCGGGCCGCGTGGGCGAACGAGATGGTGGGCAGGACGTGGCCGAGGCCCGGGGACGTGGTGATCAGAATGCGCATGACGATGTTCTCCTCCCTGTGCCGCCCATTTAACTCTCCTACTAAGAGATCTGTCCACCGAAATTCTTAGTGAGCCGCTCGGCCACCGAGGCCGGCGACGGCATGGCGTGCATCTCGGCCCGCACCCGCGCGGCCTCGACCCGCAGCGACTCCTCGGACAGCAGCCGCTCGATCACCGTCCCGTCCAGCTCCTCGGTCGCCACGTTGAATCCGCAGCCGGCGGCGGCCACCGCAGCCGCGTTGATCGGGCCGTCCGCACCCTGCGGCACCACGATCTGCGGCACGCCCGCGTCCAGCGCGGTCAGCGTGGTGCCGGCCCCGCCGTGGTGGATCACTGCGGTGCTGGTGGCCAGCAGCGGACCGAGCGGCACGTAGCCCACCGACCGCACGTTGTCCGGCAGGTCCAGCCCGGACGCGTCGGCGTTGCCCAGGGCCAGCACGAACTCGGCGTCGATCTTCTCCGCCGCCGCGGCGATCCGCTCCACCGGCCCGAGCCCGGTCATCATCGGGGCCACCGTGCCCAGCGTGACGGCGATCCGCGGCCGCTCCGGGCGGGCGGTCAGCCAGCCCGGCAGCTGGCCGCCGCCGTTGTACGGCACGTACCGCATCGACCAGCCCTCCGGCTGCTTGAAGCTCGGCGGCGCGACGTCGATGTGCGCGTCCGGCTTCGGGATGGCGTCAAGGCCGTAGCGCTGGAAGATGTCGACCTGCATGCTGCCGAACAGGTCCAGCATGCGCTGGTTCTGCGCGACGCCGATCGCGTGCGACACCGCCTTGGCCCCGGCCGCTTCGGCCGCGAGCAGGGCGATGACGTGCATCGACTCGTAGACGACGAGGTCCGGCTGCCATTCCTTGGCCAGCCCGACCAGGCCGTCGACCATGGCCTCGGCCAGGCCGTTGAACATCCGGAACGCCGGGTGCTCCCGCACCGCCTCGGGGGTCGTGGGGAACGCCTGGCCGGTCGTCGAGCTGCGGAAGGCGTTGGGACCGTTGGCGCCGACCACCGAGCGCATGTCGAGGCCGGGGGCCACGTCGTAGGAGTGCAGGCCGGTGGTGGCGACCGCGCCCATGTCGCCGCCGGTGGCGAACAGCACCTCGTGGCCGGCGGCGCGCAGCGCCCACGCGGTCGTGACGAGCGGGAAGAGGTGGCCGGCTCCGGCCAGGGCAGTGACGAGCACGCGCATGGTTCAGCCCACCAGTTCTTCGAGTCGGGAGACGAGTTCGGCCGGCGCCGGCAGGGCGGCGATCTCGGCGCGGACCTCGGCGGCCGCGGTGGCCAGCGAGGCGTCGGTCAGCAGTCGGGTCAGGTCGTCCGCGTCGACCTGGCGCACATCGGTGTCGACCTCGAAGCCGACGCCACGCTTGGCCACCTCGTGCGCGTTGTGGAACTGGTCCGCGCCCTGCGGCACGACCAACTGGGGCACGCCCAGCGCCAGCGAGGTCATGGTGGAGCCGGAGCCGCCGTGGTGGATCACCGCGGTGCTGGTGGCCAGCAGTGCGTTGAGCGGCGTGTACGACACCGGCCGCACGTTGGCCGGCAGCGCGCCCAGCTGCTCCGCGTCGGCGTCGCCGAGCGTGACCACGAACTCGGCGTCGATGCCACCAGCCACGTCGGCCAGCCACTGGAGCGGCCCGAGACCGGCGAAGCCGGGCAGCACGGTGCCGAGCGTCACGACCACCCGCGGCCGGTCGGGCCGGCGCAGCAGCCAGTCCGGCAGCTGACCGCCGCCGTTGTACGGCACGTACCGCATCGACCAGCCGGTCTCGGGCGTGCCCATGCTCGGCGGGGCGACATTGAGCAGGCCGCGACGCGGCGGCGGGCCGTCCACGCCGTGCTGCTGATAGGTGTCGGCCAGCACCTCGGCGATCCGCGTGCTGCGGTCGGCCGGGCTGAACAGGCCGAACGCCTGTTCCACCGCGGGCACGCCGAGCTTGGCCGCGGCCAGCGCGCCGGCGCCCTCCAGCGGCGAGTGCAGCACGAGATCGGGCCGCCAGCTGTCGGCCAGCTCGACCACGGCGTCCGCGACGGCCACGGACAGCGGCGCGAACAGCTGCATCGCGACCCCGGTGAGCCGGTCGAAGTCGCCGCTGCGCGAGGCCTCCTTGATCCGCTGCTGGATGGCCTTGACGTCGACCTGGTCGCGCGTGGCCTGCATCAGCCGTTCGAACCGCGCGTGGTCGGCGGTCTCGACGACGTGCAGACCGGATGCGGCCAGCATCGGCACGTGCTCGGGGCTGCGGCCGGACATGGCCAGCAGCACCTCGTGGCCGGCGGCGCGCAGCGCCCAGGAGATCGGCACCATCGGCAGCATGTGGCCGAGGCCGGGTGACGCGGTGACCAGAACTCTCATCAGGAACCCCCGTGACGAAAGAGATGGGATACACCCACAATTTAGCGGCCAAGCGAAGGTCACGTCGAGGAGGGTGCGCCAGAGGATGTGACGGGGGCGCCGGTCATGCGCCTTAGACAACACTGGAGAAAAGAAGAGCGGCCCGCTCAACCAGCCTGGGGGTCA encodes:
- a CDS encoding nucleotide disphospho-sugar-binding domain-containing protein, whose product is MRILITTSPGLGHVLPTISFAHAARAAGHDVLYAMGGYVSAVSDAGLQVVDASPGTDYAQVFQSFGAEHFAKMQQAQGDLRRTMELALQMFAKVSEPTLETVVRVADKWQPDVVLRTPLQAAGQLAAGKLGVPLVTLDLGMGRDRGFDDMREVTYRELREHFEQHGVAEAPKSAVRLSVTPPSVGPAEDAWPMRYVPYNGGSVLPEWLLDRPSQHRVLITLGTVLPNFGLGALEPIVEAVSKVDAQFVLALGDVDLTSLGELPGNVRAVGYLPLGALLSTCDAAIHHGGAGTTMTTVDAGIPQIVVPQGADQFLNADTVQANGLGQRASADEVDVALIERLLGDADWQANARRMRAEMHAMPSPVDVVDRLAGFVG
- a CDS encoding nucleotide disphospho-sugar-binding domain-containing protein; protein product: MRVLVTALAGAGHLFPLVTTAWALRAAGHEVLFATGGDMGAVATTGLHSYDVAPGLDMRSVVGANGPNAFRSSTTGQAFPTTPEAVREHPAFRMFNGLAEAMVDGLVGLAKEWQPDLVVYESMHVIALLAAEAAGAKAVSHAIGVAQNQRMLDLFGSMQVDIFQRYGLDAIPKPDAHIDVAPPSFKQPEGWSMRYVPYNGGGQLPGWLTARPERPRIAVTLGTVAPMMTGLGPVERIAAAAEKIDAEFVLALGNADASGLDLPDNVRSVGYVPLGPLLATSTAVIHHGGAGTTLTALDAGVPQIVVPQGADGPINAAAVAAAGCGFNVATEELDGTVIERLLSEESLRVEAARVRAEMHAMPSPASVAERLTKNFGGQIS
- a CDS encoding nucleotide disphospho-sugar-binding domain-containing protein encodes the protein MRVLVTASPGLGHMLPMVPISWALRAAGHEVLLAMSGRSPEHVPMLAASGLHVVETADHARFERLMQATRDQVDVKAIQQRIKEASRSGDFDRLTGVAMQLFAPLSVAVADAVVELADSWRPDLVLHSPLEGAGALAAAKLGVPAVEQAFGLFSPADRSTRIAEVLADTYQQHGVDGPPPRRGLLNVAPPSMGTPETGWSMRYVPYNGGGQLPDWLLRRPDRPRVVVTLGTVLPGFAGLGPLQWLADVAGGIDAEFVVTLGDADAEQLGALPANVRPVSYTPLNALLATSTAVIHHGGSGSTMTSLALGVPQLVVPQGADQFHNAHEVAKRGVGFEVDTDVRQVDADDLTRLLTDASLATAAAEVRAEIAALPAPAELVSRLEELVG